The following are encoded together in the Pedobacter steynii genome:
- a CDS encoding helix-turn-helix transcriptional regulator, which produces MSINKLALIRYKTIDECLKNRFRKWSLDDLIEKVAAVLFEYEGISSGVSKRTVQSDIQIMRSDKLGYNAPIVVTDRKYYAYSDPNYSITKAPINNNDIEKMKEIVGVLKQFNGFSYFDEMSDMIAKLENNLYKSTNQSKNCIQFESNKQLRGLKFITPLYSAILNKVPLLIEYKSFKALKAQQSIYFPYLLKEYRNRWFLIAKPRKGMTLITLALDRILEFQELTKEPFVEYKGVDFDRYFEDLLGVTKSERDRPHKVILKVNKKNAPYVLTKPLHHSQVLLQEDHDGIIIRIDVVLNFELEREILGFGECMKVLGPRNLASRIRKRLEESAAQYKNEEFFRQK; this is translated from the coding sequence ATGTCTATTAATAAATTAGCCCTCATCCGTTACAAAACCATTGATGAATGTTTAAAAAACCGGTTCCGGAAATGGAGTCTCGACGACCTGATTGAGAAGGTTGCTGCGGTACTATTCGAGTACGAAGGAATCAGCTCAGGGGTAAGTAAACGAACAGTTCAGTCGGATATCCAGATTATGAGGAGCGATAAGCTGGGCTATAATGCGCCTATTGTCGTTACCGACCGTAAATACTATGCTTATAGTGACCCTAATTACAGCATCACAAAAGCGCCGATCAATAACAACGATATTGAGAAGATGAAGGAGATTGTCGGGGTTTTAAAACAGTTTAATGGCTTTAGCTACTTTGATGAGATGAGTGATATGATTGCTAAGCTGGAAAACAACCTGTACAAATCTACCAATCAAAGCAAAAACTGCATTCAGTTCGAAAGCAATAAACAGCTCCGGGGCTTGAAATTTATTACTCCTCTGTACAGCGCAATACTGAATAAGGTGCCGCTGCTCATCGAGTATAAGTCTTTTAAGGCACTAAAGGCACAGCAAAGTATTTACTTCCCTTATCTCTTAAAGGAATATAGGAACCGCTGGTTCCTGATTGCAAAACCAAGAAAGGGCATGACGTTGATTACTTTGGCGCTTGACCGCATTCTGGAATTTCAGGAATTAACCAAAGAGCCATTCGTAGAATATAAAGGAGTTGATTTTGACCGCTATTTTGAAGATTTACTTGGAGTCACGAAATCTGAAAGAGATCGCCCTCATAAGGTGATCTTAAAAGTAAATAAAAAGAATGCCCCTTATGTACTGACCAAGCCTCTGCATCATAGTCAGGTCTTATTACAGGAAGATCACGATGGCATTATCATTAGGATCGATGTGGTATTGAACTTTGAACTGGAGCGGGAGATATTGGGTTTTGGAGAATGTATGAAAGTCCTGGGGCCAAGAAATCTGGCTTCCAGAATCAGGAAAAGACTGGAAGAGTCGGCAGCGCAATATAAAAATGAAGAATTCTTTCGCCAAAAATAA
- a CDS encoding pyruvate dehydrogenase complex E1 component subunit beta has translation MREIQFREALREALSEEMRKNENVFLMGEEVAQYNGAYKVSQGMLDEFGDKRVIDTPIAELGFAGIGIGAAMNGLIPVIEFMTFNFSLVAIDQIINGAAKMLSMSGGQFPVPIVFRGPTGNAGQLGAQHSQNFENWYANCPGLKVVVPSTPYEAKGLLKQAILDPDPVIFMESEVMYGDKGEVPEEEYYLPIGKANVVKEGSDVTIVTFGKMLTRVVNPAVEELTKDGINVEVIDLRTVRPIDYATIIESVKKTNRLVIVEEAWPLASISSEIAFNIQKNAFDYLDAPVLRITCADVPLPYAPTLIAASLPNAEKVIKAVKEVMYVAK, from the coding sequence ATGAGAGAAATTCAATTTAGAGAAGCGTTACGCGAAGCCCTAAGTGAAGAAATGCGTAAAAATGAGAACGTTTTCTTGATGGGTGAAGAGGTAGCGCAATACAATGGTGCTTATAAGGTAAGTCAGGGTATGTTAGACGAGTTTGGCGACAAACGCGTAATTGATACTCCTATTGCTGAATTAGGCTTTGCCGGTATTGGTATTGGCGCAGCAATGAATGGATTGATTCCGGTCATAGAATTTATGACTTTCAATTTCTCGTTGGTTGCTATTGATCAGATTATTAACGGTGCAGCCAAAATGTTGTCGATGAGCGGTGGACAGTTTCCTGTTCCGATCGTATTTCGTGGGCCAACCGGAAATGCAGGTCAGCTGGGTGCTCAGCACTCTCAGAACTTTGAAAACTGGTATGCAAACTGCCCGGGCTTAAAAGTTGTGGTTCCATCTACTCCTTACGAAGCTAAAGGTCTGTTAAAACAAGCTATCCTTGATCCGGATCCGGTAATTTTCATGGAGTCTGAAGTGATGTACGGCGATAAAGGAGAAGTTCCTGAAGAGGAATATTACCTGCCAATCGGTAAAGCAAACGTGGTTAAAGAAGGAAGCGATGTAACCATCGTTACTTTCGGTAAAATGTTAACCCGTGTGGTAAACCCGGCTGTAGAAGAGCTGACTAAAGATGGAATCAATGTAGAAGTAATCGATTTACGTACAGTACGTCCTATCGATTATGCAACTATCATCGAGTCTGTAAAGAAAACAAACCGTTTGGTAATTGTTGAAGAGGCATGGCCATTGGCTTCTATCTCTTCCGAGATTGCATTTAATATCCAAAAGAATGCTTTCGATTACCTAGATGCTCCGGTATTGCGTATCACTTGTGCGGATGTTCCACTTCCATATGCACCTACACTGATCGCAGCTAGCTTACCTAATGCTGAAAAAGTGATTAAAGCAGTTAAAGAAGTAATGTACGTAGCAAAATAA
- a CDS encoding slipin family protein — MKRVTINTNSVGLVYKNREFKRVITAGNYWLGFGETVEVYDQSKTFIASTELDVLLQNKDFENLIHLVEVRDNTLVLVYQNENFKQVLTAGRYAFWIGLNKYSFLNVDLNKYEITENIDKSTLLKSLMQPYVKSFRIESYEAALMMVDGKFERVLEVGNYIWWNNSTLIQVLKTDLRQLNMEIAGQEILTKDKAQLRINFSVQYKVSDAIKALLENKEFEKQLYVLIQLSLREFIGRLTFDELMESKEKIANHVLTSSAANAALLGVELLNCGLKDIILPGDIKEIMNQVLIAEKRAQANLITRREETASTRSLLNTAKLMEDNAMLYKLKEMEYVEKIAEKINTISLSGSGQMIDQLKQIFVK, encoded by the coding sequence ATGAAAAGAGTAACCATTAATACCAACTCTGTGGGGTTGGTTTACAAAAACAGAGAATTCAAAAGAGTAATAACAGCCGGAAACTACTGGTTGGGATTTGGAGAAACTGTGGAAGTTTATGATCAGTCTAAAACCTTCATCGCTTCTACGGAGCTGGATGTACTCTTACAAAATAAAGATTTCGAAAACCTGATACACCTGGTGGAAGTCAGAGACAATACTTTGGTATTGGTTTATCAAAATGAGAACTTCAAGCAGGTCTTGACTGCCGGAAGATATGCTTTCTGGATCGGATTAAACAAATACTCCTTTCTGAATGTGGACCTGAATAAGTATGAGATCACTGAAAACATAGATAAAAGCACTTTGTTAAAGTCTTTGATGCAGCCTTATGTCAAATCTTTCAGAATTGAGAGCTATGAAGCCGCTTTGATGATGGTTGATGGAAAGTTTGAACGTGTACTGGAAGTAGGAAATTACATCTGGTGGAACAACAGCACGCTGATCCAGGTGTTGAAAACTGACTTGAGACAACTGAACATGGAAATCGCAGGCCAGGAAATTTTAACCAAGGATAAAGCGCAGTTGAGAATCAACTTTAGTGTTCAGTACAAAGTATCAGATGCCATCAAAGCCCTGTTGGAAAACAAGGAATTTGAGAAACAACTGTACGTATTGATTCAGTTATCTTTAAGAGAATTCATTGGAAGGCTAACTTTTGATGAGTTGATGGAAAGCAAGGAAAAGATTGCAAATCATGTCTTGACCAGCTCCGCAGCGAATGCCGCGCTTTTGGGTGTTGAATTACTCAACTGCGGATTGAAAGACATTATACTACCAGGTGACATCAAAGAAATCATGAATCAGGTTTTGATTGCTGAAAAAAGAGCACAAGCCAACCTGATTACGAGAAGAGAGGAAACCGCCTCTACCAGAAGTTTGTTAAATACGGCAAAACTGATGGAAGATAATGCCATGTTGTATAAATTGAAAGAAATGGAATATGTAGAGAAGATTGCAGAAAAGATCAACACGATCAGCTTATCCGGAAGCGGACAAATGATCGATCAGTTGAAGCAGATCTTTGTTAAATAA
- a CDS encoding bleomycin resistance protein → MPMLVSAVPILASVNTAETIAFYTGKLDFTFHSEWDGYLIFSKDDISLHFWPTTDPEIPKHTGCYINVNKVEQLYQQYEPLGVVHPNGKLAEMAWGMHQFSILDNNGNIIHFGEPMENKV, encoded by the coding sequence ATGCCTATGCTTGTCTCTGCAGTACCCATTCTGGCTTCGGTAAATACAGCTGAAACCATCGCTTTTTACACCGGAAAATTAGACTTTACCTTTCATTCCGAATGGGATGGATACCTGATTTTTAGTAAAGATGACATCTCTTTACACTTCTGGCCAACCACCGATCCGGAGATTCCAAAGCATACCGGTTGTTATATCAATGTAAATAAAGTTGAGCAATTGTATCAACAATATGAGCCTCTGGGAGTGGTTCACCCAAATGGTAAGCTGGCAGAAATGGCCTGGGGAATGCACCAGTTCTCGATTTTAGACAACAATGGAAACATCATTCATTTTGGTGAACCGATGGAAAACAAAGTGTAA
- a CDS encoding RtcB family protein, with translation MKHILNGNELIERGYAPGKTLGLALSLIEKGFEEFNKEELITLLLEVKAKPEQFIDHEILEKLATAIIEEAAAPVDETIALSAQATAYTVYGGDQIEEGARKQMNIAMRLPVSVAGALMPDAHQGYGLPIGGVLATRNAIIPYGVGVDIGCRMALSVFDISESHFHENEAQFKRELIAHTKFGAGHGFHGQYKADHEVLERAEFNLTPMIKNLHDKAYSQLGSSGGGNHFVEWGIIEFEKDDGALNIPKGKYLALLTHSGSRGFGATVAGHYTRLAKELCKLPQEAVNLAYLDMNSEAGQEYWLAMNLAGDYASACHEVIHKKLTKAIGAEVLARVENHHNFAWKEVWNGEEVIVHRKGATPAGKGVMGIIPGSMTAPGFLVRGKGETAAINSASHGAGRLMSRTKAIQNISRDQMRAILKEHKVTLIGAGLDEAPMAYKDINLVMDAQKELVDVVARFSPKIVRMADDGSRED, from the coding sequence ATGAAACATATATTAAATGGGAACGAACTCATTGAAAGAGGTTATGCTCCCGGAAAAACACTCGGACTTGCATTAAGTCTGATTGAAAAAGGATTTGAGGAATTTAACAAAGAAGAACTCATCACCTTATTGCTGGAAGTAAAAGCAAAACCAGAGCAGTTCATCGATCATGAGATCCTGGAAAAACTGGCCACGGCCATCATTGAAGAAGCTGCGGCACCAGTAGATGAAACGATTGCGTTATCGGCACAGGCAACCGCTTATACCGTATACGGGGGAGACCAGATAGAAGAAGGTGCGAGAAAACAGATGAACATTGCGATGAGGTTACCTGTAAGTGTTGCAGGCGCATTAATGCCCGATGCACATCAGGGTTACGGTTTGCCGATAGGAGGTGTTTTAGCTACCCGTAATGCAATTATACCATATGGTGTGGGTGTCGACATCGGTTGTCGGATGGCCTTATCTGTATTCGATATTTCAGAAAGCCATTTCCATGAAAATGAGGCTCAGTTCAAAAGAGAATTGATTGCACATACTAAATTTGGCGCCGGGCATGGTTTTCATGGCCAGTATAAAGCAGATCATGAAGTATTGGAGCGTGCAGAGTTTAACCTGACGCCGATGATCAAAAACCTGCATGATAAGGCTTATTCACAGCTGGGAAGCTCTGGTGGTGGAAATCACTTTGTGGAATGGGGGATTATTGAATTTGAGAAAGACGATGGTGCTTTAAACATTCCGAAGGGAAAATACCTTGCCTTACTGACGCATTCCGGCTCACGTGGATTTGGGGCAACAGTAGCCGGGCATTATACCAGGCTGGCTAAAGAATTATGTAAGCTTCCACAGGAAGCCGTAAACCTGGCTTATCTGGATATGAATTCTGAAGCCGGACAAGAATACTGGCTGGCGATGAACCTTGCGGGTGATTACGCTTCTGCCTGTCATGAGGTGATCCATAAGAAACTAACAAAAGCCATTGGAGCAGAGGTGTTGGCCAGGGTAGAAAACCACCATAATTTTGCCTGGAAAGAGGTCTGGAACGGAGAAGAAGTGATTGTTCACCGTAAAGGGGCTACCCCTGCCGGTAAAGGAGTGATGGGGATTATTCCAGGCTCTATGACCGCTCCGGGTTTCCTGGTCCGCGGAAAAGGAGAGACCGCAGCGATCAACTCTGCTTCTCATGGTGCCGGAAGATTGATGAGCCGAACAAAAGCCATTCAGAACATCTCCAGAGATCAGATGAGGGCTATCTTGAAGGAACATAAAGTTACCTTAATTGGCGCCGGATTAGATGAAGCCCCTATGGCTTATAAAGACATCAACCTGGTGATGGATGCTCAAAAAGAGCTCGTAGACGTTGTGGCCAGGTTTAGTCCGAAAATCGTCCGTATGGCCGATGACGGGAGCCGGGAGGATTAA
- a CDS encoding Tex family protein — MSHHSKIIAAELSVAEKQVIATIELLDEGATVPFISRYRKEMTGSLDEVQVAAIRDRFQQLRELDKRREAILKALAALDKLSPELEAQINAATNIATIEDIYLPYKPKRKTRASEARKKGLEPLALMILEQGKINPDSEAEAFLNAELGVNSTDEALSGARDIIAEIINEHVDVRTSMRRYFQQKASFKSSVLKGKEEEGIKYKDYFEWEEPLKAAPSHRVLAMRRGENESILKLETMPEEEGAISILEEQFVKGNTAGSKQVKLAIQDCYKRLLGPAMETEIRSFSKDKADEEAIRVFAENARQLLLAAPMGQKNVLAIDPGFRTGCKVVCLDRQGKLLENTAIYPHTGQGNVKNAADKITELCKKYEIEAIAIGNGTAGRETEVFIRGLQLPEITVVMVNENGASIYSASDVAREEFPTQDITVRGAVSIGRRLMDPLAELVKIDPKSIGVGQYQHDVDQNKLQQSLDDTVMSCVNAVGVELNTASKQVLAYVSGLGPQLAQNIVTYRNENGAFKNRESLKKVPRLGDKAFEQAAGFLRIRNAEHVLDASGVHPERYALVNKMARDLNCTVAQLVKDAALRKQIKLQQYVSEEIGLPTLNDIMNELAKPGRDPREQFEAFSFTDGVNEISDLKIGMKLPGIVTNITNFGAFVDIGVHQDGLVHTSQMSDRFIANPNDVVKVHQKVEVTVMEVDVARKRISLSMKTGEARAPKSKNSGKPADKAKSFNKPSNAKPKPAHKPEQKGKAQPEGDLQLKLEALKNMFK; from the coding sequence ATGAGTCACCATTCTAAAATAATTGCTGCTGAACTTTCGGTAGCTGAAAAGCAGGTTATTGCGACTATTGAATTGTTAGATGAAGGAGCAACTGTTCCTTTTATTTCGCGTTACCGTAAAGAAATGACGGGTAGCCTGGATGAAGTACAGGTGGCGGCTATCCGCGACAGGTTTCAGCAGCTTCGTGAGCTGGATAAGCGCAGAGAAGCAATCCTTAAAGCGCTGGCTGCCCTGGATAAGCTGAGCCCTGAACTGGAAGCTCAGATCAACGCGGCGACAAATATCGCAACAATTGAAGATATTTATCTTCCTTATAAGCCTAAGCGTAAAACAAGAGCCTCAGAAGCAAGAAAAAAAGGACTGGAACCTTTAGCACTGATGATTCTGGAACAAGGGAAAATTAATCCTGACTCAGAGGCCGAAGCCTTCTTAAATGCGGAACTGGGCGTAAACTCTACAGACGAAGCACTATCCGGAGCAAGGGACATCATTGCAGAGATCATCAATGAGCATGTTGACGTGAGAACTTCAATGCGCAGATATTTTCAGCAAAAAGCTTCCTTCAAATCCTCTGTCCTGAAGGGTAAAGAAGAAGAGGGAATTAAGTATAAAGATTACTTCGAATGGGAGGAACCCTTGAAAGCGGCACCATCACACCGTGTTCTTGCCATGAGAAGAGGAGAAAACGAATCTATCTTAAAATTGGAGACCATGCCGGAGGAAGAAGGCGCAATCTCTATTTTAGAAGAACAGTTTGTAAAAGGAAATACAGCGGGTAGTAAACAGGTAAAACTGGCTATTCAGGACTGCTATAAAAGATTGTTAGGCCCGGCAATGGAAACAGAAATCCGCTCTTTTTCTAAAGATAAAGCTGATGAGGAAGCCATCAGGGTATTTGCCGAAAATGCCAGACAACTCTTGTTGGCAGCACCAATGGGACAGAAAAATGTATTGGCCATCGACCCTGGATTCCGTACCGGATGTAAAGTGGTTTGCCTGGACAGACAAGGAAAGTTATTGGAAAATACAGCAATCTATCCACATACCGGACAAGGGAATGTGAAGAATGCAGCAGATAAAATTACGGAGCTTTGTAAAAAATATGAAATAGAAGCCATTGCTATCGGTAATGGTACTGCAGGAAGAGAAACAGAAGTGTTTATCCGTGGATTGCAATTGCCGGAAATCACAGTGGTGATGGTCAATGAAAACGGGGCTTCTATCTATTCGGCTTCAGATGTGGCAAGGGAAGAATTTCCAACCCAGGACATCACGGTTCGTGGTGCAGTTTCTATCGGCAGAAGATTAATGGACCCATTGGCAGAACTGGTAAAGATCGATCCTAAATCGATTGGTGTCGGACAGTATCAGCATGATGTGGATCAAAATAAATTGCAACAGTCTTTGGATGATACGGTAATGAGCTGCGTAAACGCGGTAGGAGTAGAGTTGAATACCGCTTCGAAACAGGTATTGGCTTATGTTTCCGGTCTTGGGCCGCAGCTGGCACAAAATATTGTAACCTATAGAAATGAGAATGGCGCGTTTAAAAACAGAGAGAGCCTGAAAAAGGTTCCCCGTTTAGGTGATAAAGCATTTGAGCAGGCTGCAGGATTCTTAAGGATCAGAAATGCAGAACATGTGCTGGATGCAAGTGGTGTGCATCCGGAGCGTTATGCTTTGGTGAATAAAATGGCCAGAGATCTGAACTGTACCGTTGCCCAACTGGTGAAAGATGCCGCGTTGAGAAAGCAAATCAAATTGCAGCAATATGTAAGTGAAGAGATCGGATTGCCAACATTAAATGACATCATGAATGAATTGGCTAAGCCGGGAAGAGATCCCCGGGAGCAATTTGAAGCATTCAGCTTCACCGATGGGGTAAACGAGATCTCAGACCTGAAAATCGGAATGAAGCTTCCTGGAATCGTCACAAATATTACCAATTTCGGCGCTTTTGTTGACATAGGTGTGCATCAGGATGGTTTGGTACATACCAGCCAGATGTCTGACCGCTTTATCGCAAACCCAAATGATGTGGTAAAAGTACACCAAAAGGTAGAGGTGACGGTTATGGAAGTGGATGTAGCACGTAAACGCATTTCCTTATCGATGAAAACAGGAGAGGCAAGGGCACCTAAGTCTAAAAATTCTGGAAAACCAGCAGATAAAGCGAAATCCTTTAACAAACCGTCAAATGCTAAGCCAAAACCTGCTCATAAACCTGAGCAAAAAGGAAAAGCACAACCGGAAGGTGACTTACAATTGAAACTGGAAGCGTTGAAAAATATGTTCAAATAA